The Arachis duranensis cultivar V14167 chromosome 2, aradu.V14167.gnm2.J7QH, whole genome shotgun sequence genome has a window encoding:
- the LOC107473115 gene encoding probable inactive purple acid phosphatase 29 isoform X4: protein MVLSKRSVFGTNIEMGFGFMVLVLVALLFSFSPICVFGEKHENPQSQKKLRFDKNGEFKILQVADMHYANGKSTLCLNVLPSQNGSCSDLNTTSFVQRMILAEKPNLIVFTGDNIFGADSSNSAKSMDAAFAPAIASNIPWVAVLGNHDQEGSLHREGVMKYIVGMKNTLSQLNPSDVHTIDGFGNYNLEVGGVEGTDFENKSVLNLYFIDSGDYYKDPSISFYDWIKPSQQLWFQQTSQKLQKAYKSGPMPQKNSAPGLAYFHIPLPEYASFDKSNFTGVKLEPDGNGISSAKVNSGFFATLVQAGDVKAVFTGHDHLNDFCGKLTGINLCYAGGFGYHAYGKAGWSRRSRVVVARLEKTPEGAWGDVKSINTWKRLDDQNFTQIDGQVLWSKSFGRKP, encoded by the exons ATGGTTTTGAGTAAAAGAAGTGTTTTTGGCACCAATATTGAGATGGGGTTTGGCTTCATGGTTCTGGTTTTGGTGGCCTTATTGTTCAGTTTTAGTCCTATTTGTGTGTTTGGGGAAAAACATGAAAACCCTCAGAGCCAGAAGAAGCTGAGGTTTGACAAAAATGGAGAATTCAAGATTCTTCAGGTTGCAGATATGCACTATGCTAATGGAAAGTCCACACTCTGCTTGAATGTGTTACCTTCACAGAATGGTTCTTGTTCTGATCTCAACACCACTTCTTTTGTTCAAAGAATGATCCTTGCTGAGAAGCCTAATCTCATTGTCTTCACTG GTGATAATATCTTTGGTGCTGATTCCTCGAATTCGGCGAAATCAATGGATGCTGCATTTGCTCCTGCAATTGCATCAAACATTCCTTGGGTAGCTGTTTTGGGAAATCATGACCAAGAAGGATCCCTGCATAGGGAAGGAGTGATGAAATAcattgttggtatgaagaaCACATTGTCTCAACTCAACCCTTCAGATGTTCACACCATTGATGGTTTTGGAAACTATAACTTAGAAGTTGGAGGAGTTGAAGGCactgattttgaaaacaaatcAGTGCTCAATCTTTACTTCATTGATAGTGGAGATTATTATAaggatccttcaatttctttttatgATTGGATCAAGCCATCACAGCAACTCTGGTTCCAACAAACATCCCAAAAGCTCCAG AAAGCATACAAAAGTGGACCAATGCCTCAGAAAAACTCTGCTCCTGGTCTTGCATACTTTCATATACCATTGCCTGAGTATGCTAGTTTTGACAAATCAAACTTCACAGGTGTCAAACTTGAACCGGATGGCAATGGCATTAGTTCTGCTAAGGTGAATTCCGGCTTCTTCGCGACATTAGTCCAAGCTGGAGATGTGAAGGCAGTTTTCACCGGCCATGATCACCTCAATGACTTCTGTGGTAAGTTAACCGGCATAAACCTATGTTATGCCGGAGGATTCGGATACCATGCATATGGAAAGGCTGGATGGTCTAGGAGATCAAGAGTGGTGGTAGCTCGCTTGGAGAAGACGCCGGAAGGAGCTTGGGGAGATGTCAAGTCAATAAATACCTGGAAACGCCTCGACGATCAAAATTTTACTCAAATTGATGGACAAGTCCTTTGGAGCAAGAGCTTTGGAA GAAAACCATAg
- the LOC107473117 gene encoding uncharacterized protein LOC107473117: MGAKRKKRSKGSDSDEDDERDSPPPKKQGASASSDSNSIKQKSKKKEILPSMIKNKEKRSEIHAKLKRQKKLEKRNKLKERQAAEKRALELGEEPPEKKVPRTIENTREFDETVCMPDDEELFAGNDADEFSKILSQQQTPKILITTCRFNSSRGPAFISELLSVIPNAHYFKRGTYDLKKIVEYAKKKDFTSMVVVHTNRREPDALLIIGLPDGPTAHFKLSKLVLRKDIKNHGNPTSHKPELVFNNFTTRLGHRVARLIQSLFPQEPEFKGRRVVTFHNQRDFIFFRHHRYIFETKEIKKTDTKGKKDEKGTNEKVPDHKTIARLQECGPRFTLKLISLQHGTFDSKGGEYEWVHKPEMDTSRRRFFL, encoded by the exons atgggtgcgaaaaggaagaagaggagcaAGGGTTCCGATAGTGACGAAGATGATGAGAGAGATTCACCGCCACCAAAGAAGCAAGGAGCTTCTGCTTCCTCCGATTCCAATTCGATTAAGCAGAAATCGAAGAAGAAGGAGATACTTCCTTCGAtgataaagaacaaggagaagAGATCTGAGATCCATGCCAAGCTCAAACGCCAGAAGAAGCTTGAGAAGCGCAACAAGCTCAAGGAACGCCAAGCCGCTGAGAAAAGAGCTCTTGAGCTCGGCGAAGAG CCTCCAGAGAAGAAGGTTCCACGCACCATCGAGAACACCAGGGAATTCGACGAAACTGTTTGCATGCCCGACGATGAAGAG TTATTTGCAGGAAATGATGCTGATGAGTTCAGCAAAATTTTGAGCCAGCAGCAAACCCCAAAGATATTAATCACCACATGCCGTTTCAATTCTTCG AGGGGACCTGCTTTTATATCAGAATTGCTTTCTGTTATACCAAATGCACATTACTTCAAGAGAGGAACCTATGATTTAAAAAAG ATTGTAGAATATGCGAAGAAAAAGGACTTCACTTCTATGGTGGTTGTTCACACCAATCGCCGTGAGCCAG ATGCTCTCTTAATCATTGGATTGCCTGATGGACCTACTGCTCACTTCAAGCTTTCAAAGCTTGTTTTGCGCAAGGATATAAAG AATCATGGAAATCCAACCAGTCACAAGCCTGAGCTTGTGTTCAATAACTTCACAACGCGTTTGGGGCATCGAGTTGCAAG ATTGATACAGTCACTTTTCCCACAAGAACCAGAATTTAAAGGCCGACGAGTGGTTACGTTCCACAATCAGAGAGACTTCATATTCTTCCGACATCATCG GTATATCTTTGAaaccaaagaaattaaaaagactgATACTAAAGGTAAAAAGGACGAAAAGGGGACAAATGAGAAAGTTCCTGATCACAAAACAATAGCTCGTCTTCAG GAATGTGGCCCTCGTTTCACATTGAAATTGATCAGCCTGCAGCATGGAACATTTGACTCCAAGGGAGGAGAATATGAGTGGGTTCATAAG CCGGAAATGGATACAAGTCGGAGGAGGTTTTTCCTATAG
- the LOC107473115 gene encoding probable inactive purple acid phosphatase 29 isoform X2 — protein sequence MVLSKRSVFGTNIEMGFGFMVLVLVALLFSFSPICVFGEKHENPQNHKKLRFDKNGEFKILQVADMHYANGKSTLCLNVLPSQNGSCSDLNTTSFVQRMILAEKPNLIVFTGDNIFGADSSNSAKSMDAAFAPAIASNIPWVAVLGNHDQEGSLHREGVMKYIVGMKNTLSQLNPSDVHTIDGFGNYNLEVGGVEGTDFENKSVLNLYFIDSGDYYKDPSISFYDWIKPSQQLWFQQTSQKLQKAYKSGPMPQKNSAPGLAYFHIPLPEYASFDKSNFTGVKLEPDGNGISSAKVNSGFFATLVQAGDVKAVFTGHDHLNDFCGKLTGINLCYAGGFGYHAYGKAGWSRRSRVVVARLEKTPEGAWGDVKSINTWKRLDDQNFTQIDGQVLWSKSFGSKISWNTCSNLLAFLLLNYVTKFS from the exons ATGGTTTTGAGTAAAAGAAGTGTTTTTGGCACCAATATTGAGATGGGGTTTGGCTTCATGGTTCTGGTTTTGGTGGCCTTATTGTTCAGTTTTAGTCCTATTTGTGTGTTTGGGGAAAAACATGAAAACCCTCAGAACCATAAGAAGCTGAGGTTTGACAAAAATGGAGAATTCAAGATTCTTCAGGTTGCAGATATGCACTATGCTAATGGAAAGTCCACACTCTGCTTGAATGTGTTACCTTCACAGAATGGTTCTTGTTCTGATCTCAACACCACTTCTTTTGTTCAAAGAATGATCCTTGCTGAGAAGCCTAATCTCATTGTCTTCACTG GTGATAATATCTTTGGTGCTGATTCCTCGAATTCGGCGAAATCAATGGATGCTGCATTTGCTCCTGCAATTGCATCAAACATTCCTTGGGTAGCTGTTTTGGGAAATCATGACCAAGAAGGATCCCTGCATAGGGAAGGAGTGATGAAATAcattgttggtatgaagaaCACATTGTCTCAACTCAACCCTTCAGATGTTCACACCATTGATGGTTTTGGAAACTATAACTTAGAAGTTGGAGGAGTTGAAGGCactgattttgaaaacaaatcAGTGCTCAATCTTTACTTCATTGATAGTGGAGATTATTATAaggatccttcaatttctttttatgATTGGATCAAGCCATCACAGCAACTCTGGTTCCAACAAACATCCCAAAAGCTCCAG AAAGCATACAAAAGTGGACCAATGCCTCAGAAAAACTCTGCTCCTGGTCTTGCATACTTTCATATACCATTGCCTGAGTATGCTAGTTTTGACAAATCAAACTTCACAGGTGTCAAACTTGAACCGGATGGCAATGGCATTAGTTCTGCTAAGGTGAATTCCGGCTTCTTCGCGACATTAGTCCAAGCTGGAGATGTGAAGGCAGTTTTCACCGGCCATGATCACCTCAATGACTTCTGTGGTAAGTTAACCGGCATAAACCTATGTTATGCCGGAGGATTCGGATACCATGCATATGGAAAGGCTGGATGGTCTAGGAGATCAAGAGTGGTGGTAGCTCGCTTGGAGAAGACGCCGGAAGGAGCTTGGGGAGATGTCAAGTCAATAAATACCTGGAAACGCCTCGACGATCAAAATTTTACTCAAATTGATGGACAAGTCCTTTGGAGCAAGAGCTTTGGAAGTAAGATATCCTGGAATACTTGCAGTAATCTTTTGGCTTTCTTGTTACTAAATTATGTTACTAAATTTTCTTAG
- the LOC107473115 gene encoding probable inactive purple acid phosphatase 29 isoform X3 yields MVLSKRSVFGTNIEMGFGFMVLVLVALLFSFSPICVFGEKHENPQNHKKLRFDKNGEFKILQVADMHYANGKSTLCLNVLPSQNGSCSDLNTTSFVQRMILAEKPNLIVFTGDNIYGRDSSDSAKSMDAAFAPAIASNIPWVAVLGNHDQEGSLSREGVMKYIVGMKNTLSQFNPSEVHTIDGFGNYNLEVGGVEGTDFENKSVLNLYFIDSGDYSKVPSISGYDWIKPSQQLWFQRTSEKLQKAYKSGPMPQKNSAPGLAYFHIPLPEYASFDKSNFTGVKLEPDGNGISSAKVNSGFFATLVQAGDVKAVFTGHDHLNDFCGKLTGINLCYAGGFGYHAYGKAGWSRRSRVVVARLEKTPEGAWGDVKSINTWKRLDDQNFTQIDGQVLWSKSFGSKISWNTCSNLLAFLLLNYVTKFS; encoded by the exons ATGGTTTTGAGTAAAAGAAGTGTTTTTGGCACCAATATTGAGATGGGGTTTGGCTTCATGGTTCTGGTTTTGGTGGCCTTATTGTTCAGTTTTAGTCCTATTTGTGTGTTTGGGGAAAAACATGAAAACCCTCAGAACCATAAGAAGCTGAGGTTTGACAAAAATGGAGAATTCAAGATTCTTCAGGTTGCAGATATGCACTATGCTAATGGAAAGTCCACACTCTGCTTGAATGTGTTACCTTCACAGAATGGTTCTTGTTCTGATCTCAACACCACTTCTTTTGTTCAAAGAATGATCCTTGCTGAGAAGCCTAATCTCATTGTCTTCACTG GTGATAATATTTATGGTCGTGATTCCTCGGATTCGGCGAAATCAATGGATGCTGCATTTGCTCCTGCAATTGCATCAAACATTCCTTGGGTAGCTGTTTTGGGAAATCATGACCAAGAAGGATCCTTGTCTAGGGAAGGAGTGATGAAATAcattgttggtatgaagaaCACATTGTCTCAATTCAACCCTTCAGAAGTTCACACCATTGATGGTTTTGGAAACTATAACTTAGAAGTTGGAGGAGTTGAAGGCactgattttgaaaataaatcagTGCTCAATCTTTACTTCATTGATAGTGGAGATTATTCTAAggttccttcaatttctggtTACGATTGGATCAAGCCATCACAGCAACTCTGGTTCCAACGAACATCCGAAAAGCTCCAG AAAGCATACAAAAGTGGACCAATGCCTCAGAAAAACTCTGCTCCTGGTCTTGCATACTTTCATATACCATTGCCTGAGTATGCTAGTTTTGACAAATCAAACTTCACAGGTGTCAAACTTGAACCGGATGGCAATGGCATTAGTTCTGCTAAGGTGAATTCCGGCTTCTTCGCGACATTAGTCCAAGCTGGAGATGTGAAGGCAGTTTTCACCGGCCATGATCACCTCAATGACTTCTGTGGTAAGTTAACCGGCATAAACCTATGTTATGCCGGAGGATTCGGATACCATGCATATGGAAAGGCTGGATGGTCTAGGAGATCAAGAGTGGTGGTAGCTCGCTTGGAGAAGACGCCGGAAGGAGCTTGGGGAGATGTCAAGTCAATAAATACCTGGAAACGCCTCGACGATCAAAATTTTACTCAAATTGATGGACAAGTCCTTTGGAGCAAGAGCTTTGGAAGTAAGATATCCTGGAATACTTGCAGTAATCTTTTGGCTTTCTTGTTACTAAATTATGTTACTAAATTTTCTTAG
- the LOC107473115 gene encoding probable inactive purple acid phosphatase 29 isoform X5, translating into MVLSKRSVFGTNIEMGFGFMVLVLVALLFSFSPICVFGEKHENPQNHKKLRFDKNGEFKILQVADMHYANGKSTLCLNVLPSQNGSCSDLNTTSFVQRMILAEKPNLIVFTGDNIYGRDSSDSAKSMDAAFAPAIASNIPWVAVLGNHDQEGSLSREGVMKYIVGMKNTLSQFNPSEVHTIDGFGNYNLEVGGVEGTDFENKSVLNLYFIDSGDYSKVPSISGYDWIKPSQQLWFQRTSEKLQKAYKSGPMPQKNSAPGLAYFHIPLPEYASFDKSNFTGVKLEPDGNGISSAKVNSGFFATLVQAGDVKAVFTGHDHLNDFCGKLTGINLCYAGGFGYHAYGKAGWSRRSRVVVARLEKTPEGAWGDVKSINTWKRLDDQNFTQIDGQVLWSRSFGRKS; encoded by the exons ATGGTTTTGAGTAAAAGAAGTGTTTTTGGCACCAATATTGAGATGGGGTTTGGCTTCATGGTTCTGGTTTTGGTGGCCTTATTGTTCAGTTTTAGTCCTATTTGTGTGTTTGGGGAAAAACATGAAAACCCTCAGAACCATAAGAAGCTGAGGTTTGACAAAAATGGAGAATTCAAGATTCTTCAGGTTGCAGATATGCACTATGCTAATGGAAAGTCCACACTCTGCTTGAATGTGTTACCTTCACAGAATGGTTCTTGTTCTGATCTCAACACCACTTCTTTTGTTCAAAGAATGATCCTTGCTGAGAAGCCTAATCTCATTGTCTTCACTG GTGATAATATTTATGGTCGTGATTCCTCGGATTCGGCGAAATCAATGGATGCTGCATTTGCTCCTGCAATTGCATCAAACATTCCTTGGGTAGCTGTTTTGGGAAATCATGACCAAGAAGGATCCTTGTCTAGGGAAGGAGTGATGAAATAcattgttggtatgaagaaCACATTGTCTCAATTCAACCCTTCAGAAGTTCACACCATTGATGGTTTTGGAAACTATAACTTAGAAGTTGGAGGAGTTGAAGGCactgattttgaaaataaatcagTGCTCAATCTTTACTTCATTGATAGTGGAGATTATTCTAAggttccttcaatttctggtTACGATTGGATCAAGCCATCACAGCAACTCTGGTTCCAACGAACATCCGAAAAGCTCCAG AAAGCATACAAAAGTGGACCAATGCCTCAGAAAAACTCTGCTCCTGGTCTTGCATACTTTCATATACCATTGCCTGAGTATGCTAGTTTTGATAAATCAAACTTCACAGGTGTCAAACTTGAACCAGATGGCAATGGCATTAGTTCTGCTAAGGTGAACTCCGGCTTCTTCGCGACGTTAGTCCAAGCCGGAGATGTGAAGGCAGTTTTCACCGGCCATGATCACCTCAATGACTTCTGTGGTAAGTTAACCGGCATAAACCTATGTTATGCCGGAGGATTCGGATACCATGCATATGGAAAGGCTGGATGGTCTAGGAGATCAAGAGTGGTGGTAGCTCGCTTGGAGAAGACGCCGGAAGGAGCTTGGGGAGATGTCAAGTCAATAAATACCTGGAAACGCCTCGACGATCAAAATTTTACTCAAATTGATGGACAAGTCCTTTGGAGCAGGAGCTTTGGAA GAAAATCATAA
- the LOC107473118 gene encoding chlorophyll a-b binding protein 7, chloroplastic translates to MASACASSAIAAVAISSPSSQKNGSQLGTTKASFLSGRKLKLNNFTAPTTGARSSTTVCVAADPDRPLWFPGSTPPPWLDGSLPGDFGFDPLGLGSDPESLRWNVQAELVHCRWAMLGAAGIFIPEFLTKIGILNTPSWYTAGEQEYFTDTTTLFIVELIFIGWAEGRRWADIIKPGCVNTDPIFPNNKLTGTDVGYPGGLWFDPLGWGSGSPEKIKELRTKEIKNGRLAMLAVMGAWFQHIYTGTGPIDNLFAHLADPGHATVFAAFTPK, encoded by the exons ATGGCTTCTGCTTGTGCTTCCTCTGCCATTGCAGCTGTTGCCATCTCTTCCCCAAG TTCTCAGAAGAATGGATCACAGTTGGGAACCACAAAAGCTTCATTTCTTAGTGGAAGGAAGCTGAAGTTGAACAACTTCACAGCACCAACTACTGGAGCTAGATCCAGCACCACAGTGTGTGTAGCAGCTGATCCTGATAGGCCCCTTTGGTTCCCCGGCAGCACTCCTCCGCCTTGGCTCGATGGCAGTCTCCCCGGAGACTTTGGATTTGATCCTCTAGGACTTG GATCTGACCCAGAGAGCCTAAGATGGAATGTTCAAGCAGAGCTTGTGCACTGCAGATGGGCTATGTTAGGCGCCGCCGGCATCTTCATCCCGGAATTCCTAACTAAGATTGGGATCCTAAACACACCTTCATGGTATACTGCTGGGGAGCAAGAGTACTTCACAGACACCACCACACTCTTCATAGTTGAGCTCATCTTCATCGGCTGGGCCGAGGGACGAAGATGGGCTGATATCATCAAGCCAGGCTGTGTTAACACTGACCCTATCTTCCCTAACAACAAGCTCACCGGAACTGATGTAGGGTATCCCGGTGGCCTATGGTTTGACCCTCTCGGATGGGGTAGCGGTTCACCTGAGAAGATCAAGGAGTTGAGAACAAAGGAGATCAAGAATGGAAGGTTGGCCATGTTGGCTGTTATGGGAGCATGGTTCCAGCACATTTACACCGGCACCGGCCCTATCGACAACCTCTTTGCACACCTTGCTGATCCTGGCCATGCTACTGTTTTCGCC GCTTTCACTCCCAAGTGA
- the LOC107473115 gene encoding probable inactive purple acid phosphatase 29 isoform X1, with amino-acid sequence MVLSKRSVFGTNIEMGFGFMVLVLVALLFSFSPICVFGEKHENPQSQKKLRFDKNGEFKILQVADMHYANGKSTLCLNVLPSQNGSCSDLNTTSFVQRMILAEKPNLIVFTGDNIFGADSSNSAKSMDAAFAPAIASNIPWVAVLGNHDQEGSLHREGVMKYIVGMKNTLSQLNPSDVHTIDGFGNYNLEVGGVEGTDFENKSVLNLYFIDSGDYYKDPSISFYDWIKPSQQLWFQQTSQKLQKAYKSGPMPQKNSAPGLAYFHIPLPEYASFDKSNFTGVKLEPDGNGISSAKVNSGFFATLVQAGDVKAVFTGHDHLNDFCGKLTGINLCYAGGFGYHAYGKAGWSRRSRVVVARLEKTPEGAWGDVKSINTWKRLDDQNFTQIDGQVLWSKSFGSKISWNTCSNLLAFLLLNYVTKFS; translated from the exons ATGGTTTTGAGTAAAAGAAGTGTTTTTGGCACCAATATTGAGATGGGGTTTGGCTTCATGGTTCTGGTTTTGGTGGCCTTATTGTTCAGTTTTAGTCCTATTTGTGTGTTTGGGGAAAAACATGAAAACCCTCAGAGCCAGAAGAAGCTGAGGTTTGACAAAAATGGAGAATTCAAGATTCTTCAGGTTGCAGATATGCACTATGCTAATGGAAAGTCCACACTCTGCTTGAATGTGTTACCTTCACAGAATGGTTCTTGTTCTGATCTCAACACCACTTCTTTTGTTCAAAGAATGATCCTTGCTGAGAAGCCTAATCTCATTGTCTTCACTG GTGATAATATCTTTGGTGCTGATTCCTCGAATTCGGCGAAATCAATGGATGCTGCATTTGCTCCTGCAATTGCATCAAACATTCCTTGGGTAGCTGTTTTGGGAAATCATGACCAAGAAGGATCCCTGCATAGGGAAGGAGTGATGAAATAcattgttggtatgaagaaCACATTGTCTCAACTCAACCCTTCAGATGTTCACACCATTGATGGTTTTGGAAACTATAACTTAGAAGTTGGAGGAGTTGAAGGCactgattttgaaaacaaatcAGTGCTCAATCTTTACTTCATTGATAGTGGAGATTATTATAaggatccttcaatttctttttatgATTGGATCAAGCCATCACAGCAACTCTGGTTCCAACAAACATCCCAAAAGCTCCAG AAAGCATACAAAAGTGGACCAATGCCTCAGAAAAACTCTGCTCCTGGTCTTGCATACTTTCATATACCATTGCCTGAGTATGCTAGTTTTGACAAATCAAACTTCACAGGTGTCAAACTTGAACCGGATGGCAATGGCATTAGTTCTGCTAAGGTGAATTCCGGCTTCTTCGCGACATTAGTCCAAGCTGGAGATGTGAAGGCAGTTTTCACCGGCCATGATCACCTCAATGACTTCTGTGGTAAGTTAACCGGCATAAACCTATGTTATGCCGGAGGATTCGGATACCATGCATATGGAAAGGCTGGATGGTCTAGGAGATCAAGAGTGGTGGTAGCTCGCTTGGAGAAGACGCCGGAAGGAGCTTGGGGAGATGTCAAGTCAATAAATACCTGGAAACGCCTCGACGATCAAAATTTTACTCAAATTGATGGACAAGTCCTTTGGAGCAAGAGCTTTGGAAGTAAGATATCCTGGAATACTTGCAGTAATCTTTTGGCTTTCTTGTTACTAAATTATGTTACTAAATTTTCTTAG